The Sporomusa sphaeroides DSM 2875 region AGCCATCCATGGTAGGAAATGCGCCAATCTGGTTGGTTTTTTAACATATTCACGTATGTCAAGCTTTCCGTATACCATCAAAGCCATGAAAGCAAAAAACATAACAAAAACAGCAAGTAAATATATTTGGGAAATATATCCTGTCACTTATAAACCTCCTTTGAGGCTATGAAGAATAGTATTCTTTTTGCTTAAAATGCCTTCTAAAGCATTCGAAAAACTGCGGATCTTTTTTAGTACGCACATAAGCCACATAATGAATCAATAAGTTAATAACCACCAGATAAACGGCTCTTAAACCGAGTGCAAAGACTGCTGCCAGAGTTACATTGAGTATTGCAATCTCACGCGGTACACCGGCATAGAGAATTTGTTCTGTCAGAGATTTTCGAATCGGTATTGAAAAACCTTGTGGCTTTTCCATATTGCTGCTCCTTTCTACACAATGGATGATGTAATATAGTTTTTGCCGTCAAAACCGTGAACCTTGATAATTTCAGGAATCCTCCGGCCTCCTTTATACTCTTCTATATAAATGATTGTTTTGACAGTACTTGCAATAGCATATTGCTGGGGAGATACACTTGCCCTGCTGATAAGACGTTCCAAGCGGGTTAATGCTTCCAGTGCCGGTGCTTGAGAGTGAATTGTACATAAACCGCCACTATGACCGGTACCCCAGGCATCAATCAAGGTCAGTGCCTCAATGCCTCTGACTTCACCTAAGACAATTCGTTTAGGGTAGTAACGCAGCATTTTTTTTAGCAACATATCATAGCTATTAAAATCATTAGCCCTAAATTCGAACTTGTTTTCTGCATTACATTGCAATTCATTCGTATCTTGGATAATCCCGATTCGATCACCAGTTTTTGCGATTTCCGCTAAGATGGCATTTCCAAAAGTGGTTTTACCGGAACCGGTATCACCGGCAATTAAAAAATTGTCTTTCTCATAAACCCCTCTAATAATCTCCTGCTTTTGTTTAGGCGAAAGTATATTCATCGCAATATAATCGTCAAGAGTAAAAACAAACCGGGAATGTTTGCGAATAGCAAAAGTCGGATTGTCAGTAGCATCCCCCATCGTACCTTCGAATCGGTGTTTATATCCTGGAATTTCAGCCGTAACACCCGCATTTTCTCTAGTAATTACAGAGTTAACAGAGCTTGCTACCAACGTGATAATTCGTTCTGCTGTCACCGGCTGAATGGTAAATCCCGCATATTCCCAATCCATACCTAACCTTTTGATCCACAAACGACTGTCGTTATTCAAAACAATGTCAGTCGTTTTCTCATCATCAAAGAGTAATTTAACTTCAGGACCAATTGCGCTTAAAAAGAGTTGTAACGTTTCGTCAGTTTTGTTTACTTGCATATAGTTCTCCTCTAATCACAATAAGGCTTAAGAATAAAATCTTTATTGACAATGATACTGAATTTTTCACCTGGATCAATGGTAATGGTGGGTTGCATATCCAGAGCTTTTTGCATTAGACGATCACCGGCATTTGCTATTCCGGCAGCTGCATTACCAATAGCAACGTCCCCAAAGGATATTACATTTGTGTTATATCGTTTTGTGACAGCGCCAAGTATTGAAGTTACCAGTACCGCGGTGGTGATTCTACCTTCATGATTGTCGGTATGTCCGGATAAACCGCTATAACCTGCTTGATCATACCCTCCCATTCCTTCTAAATTTAGCGAATCTCCATTAGGAAGTGTTAATCGATCCCAAACTATGAGTATACGATTCTCTCCATACGCGACCTTACTATCATAGCGACCGATAATTTTAGTACCCTGTGGAATAAGAAGATATTGTCCACTTATGCTGTCAAAAACGTTTTCACGCACTTGTCCGATTATTTCTCCTGGTAGATCCGACTTAATGCCGCTTACCATGATCCCAGAGATAATAGTGCCCGCCTTAATCTCAAAGTTTGAAATCATTGGCTGCATGCGCTGTATAGAGTAAAAACTTCCATCAACTTGACTATTAAAAAAAGCTCTTTTTTCATCCTGGGCATTTTGACTATACTGTGAAGCTGCAGCTGACGAAGTTGCAACAGGTGATGAAACAGAATCTGCACCACCAGTAAGCATCGACTGCCTCAAATCACCAGTTTCGGGCCGTTTAAAATTAAAACTAATAGGACTTTTATTTTCTCTTGCTGCCGGCGCGGTTCCAGGTCTGTTTGGTACTTCAATCGTCTTTCTTGATGCATTCCCCGATGAAAACGCATTTTGATTAGGGATAGGCTTTATTTCAACCACATCTTTTTCTTGTGTTGGCTGTTGCTGTTGCCGGGAATTATATGACTTTGGCTTCTCATTCAGTTCATCTGGAATTCGCGCTCCTGTTCTTACCGTTTGGCTCGAGGAAGTGTTTAAACTATTCTTCTTAGTGGGAGTAGTTGCAAAGCTTAAGCCAATAACAATAAAAATAGTTAACAGAATTACAACTAAAATCCCAACCTTACGATTAAACCTAACTCCCTTTGGCGGCGGCGCTTCAGTCTGCAGCTCTTTATGATTTTCCGCCTGGTCAGCCTTGATAACAGATGGTGGCGACGTAGCATTGTCTTTAGGTTTAGGTTTAGGTTTAGGCTTAGGTAAGGGTTTAGATTTAGGAATATCTTCTGCAAGTTCATTACCATTTGCCTCATGATTAATAGCAACGTTTGCCGATTCTTCCTTCTCTGTTTCAGCAGCTTCAACAACTGGATTTGAGGCTGATCCTGGTTTGTTAATTTTTTCAAGAAACTCCAACGACATGCTAACACCCCTTACTGCTCACGCCGCCAACTAAAATCCTTAATAGAAATTCCATAAGGATTTCCTTTGACTTCTGATAACGTCTTGCCTGGTATAATATCAACAGTAAATAATGCTGTCATATTATAGGAATCTTTAAGTCGACCATCTATTCCAAAAACTTGCTCTCTCCAGCGTACTTGATAAGTATTTTCAGTAACAGGCGCAACTACTTTGATATTAACTGAGCATAATTCTTTTCCCCATCGGTCAAAAGTTTTATCATTTGTGGTATAAACATCCATGCGGTTAGCGGCACTATCCTGAAGATATGTATAAACTTTCTCCCATTTCTTCCTGTTCTCTACATCATCCCGAGTAATACTGCGAGTCTTGTCTACAAACTCTTCCAAGAAATGCTCAATTTGCCGCTGAGTAGGTGTGCGATTTTTTTCAATATCCATAAGCTCAACCCTACCGGAACTATCTTTCTCAAAAAAAACAGGAACAACTTTAATTTTTGTAGTTTCATATGCGAAAGCGCCTGTTACTACTAAATTTAGAAAAAACAGACCGAATGCCATTAAGCGCCAGTTAAATGCAGCCTTTCTGAAAGTTCCCATAACACCAAAATACATAGATTCCGCTTGTTCAAAAGGATTAAGCGGAAGCTTATCCGGTGAGTAGCCATCATGGTTAGGTGGTGCTAAATGTTCTTTTGTACTCCCCATGTGTAGGCCCCCTCATTCTATACTTCGAATATATCCAAAAAGGATACGGCAAGTAGAATTAATGCACCACCCATTACTACACCCATAAGATATCGAATCCAGCTTCCACCTTCGCTAAACGCAATGGCGCAACCAGCACTTACAATTGCAAGTATTAATAATCCTCTTGCTATGGGACCAGATAGACTATTTACAACCATTTGAAAGGGTTTTTCCCATGGTACTGCAGCTGCATGACAAACAGCAGGAAAAAGTAAAACAGTAAGTGCAATAAGGCAACCAGTAAGTAAGTCACGGCGTCTAAAACCTGTGATTTGACTAATAATAGCTATAATTTGCATAATTAACTCCTTTCTTCTATGGTTTCCGGCTCATACAGATAGGAAATAGGAACCTTAAACTCTTTTGCAATTCGCTCAAGCGTTGAATATGATCCATTACTTTTGTTAGTTTCAATTTTTCCTATTGTCGTGGGTGATCGGCAAATTTTTACTCCAAGTTCTTGTTGCGTTAAATTGTTATCGAGTCTCAATTTTCTTATTTTGCGACCAAGAATGTTTTCAATATCGCGACTATGCATTAAATTCATCACCTCCTGTGAATTTAATTCTACTGAATTAGATTCAACATGTCAATATAGATTAGATTCATAGTTTATTTTTCTTTTAAAAGGCTATATAATGAGGATTAGAATTAAAATCAATACTCATTTAGAATTTAATGCTAATGTGGTGGTGTACAATGAACTACGGACAACAATTACGCAAAATCTTAAAAATTAAAAATCGGACTCCAAACTCTCTTGCAACTAAAATACAATGTGCTCCTTCAACGATATATAAAATATTAGGTGAAAATTCAAAACCTTCGTTAGATTTATTAGAAAAAATATGTGCCGAATTAAAAATTACCATGGCTGAATTTTTTACTATTGAGCAAAATGAGGAAGATATTTTAATTCAAGAGGATTCAGAGGATTTACCAGAAGAAGCTAAACAAGCTCTCCAGGAATTTGAAGAATTTCTCAGACTAAAATTTAAAAAGTAAGCAAAAGCTTAAGTGATATCCTGCATAACAAAAAATAAAAAAGCGTATGACCAAAGTCATACGCTTTTTTATTTCGCTCTAATGATTCTGAGTATAGTTAAAAGCTGCTCTAATTCTTCCAATGTAATATTATGCTGACTCATAAATTCCCAAATGGCCTTAATTGTAGTAACAGCTTCATCATCAGTTTTAAGACTACTTCTTTCCATTGCCGAACAAGGAATATGACCAGCAGCCATCATGAATTGTTCATAAGTAATATCGTTACGTGCATGATTAGAAATTTTGCGGATAATTTCAGGACTCGGTGGATCAGGCAATAGCTGGCGTAACAATCGTGAAATATATGAAGGGCTAACCATGGTTTGCCTGCCGTATTCGTTGATCGTTCGGATATCCATACTTTTTTTTAATAAAGTAGCAAAAAGCGCTTTATCAAATACTCCAAGCATGTTGTGGCAACACCTTCCCTCATGCTTTTGTCGTAATTTGTCATGAAATGCTTGTCTTGAAAATGTTGACATTAATTAATAATTAATTTAGTATTGAAACATATCAACGGAAAAACGACTTTCGTTGATATACTTCAACAATTTTATGAAGGAGTGAGTAGATATTTAAGATATTACCATACCGGTATTAGCAGATTATTGCTTTTTAAGTCGAATATTTAAATAATTTGCCAGTGCTTCTCTTTCTGTATGACTTAACTTGCCAGCAAGCGATACCAGCTGTACTAATATCGGATCGGAAGGAAGCATTTCAGGCGAAAAAAATTCTGCAACGGTTATTTCTAAGGCATTACAAATACGTTGCAGATAATCCAAATCAATTGGCTGCAAATTATTTTCAAGTCGACTAATGACCGGCTGACTTATATTGGTCATTACCGCTAATCTCTTTGTCGTAAGATTTTTCAATTTCCTTAATTCTCGTAATCGTGCTCCATAATCCAAATCTAATCACCCAATTATTCAGAAATAGAATAGAATTTAAAGTTATATCAACCTTTATATTAACTTTTAAATTAACATAAGCCAATATAGTATTCTAACACAGAATATTTAGTTGATAATTACCGATATTTATTCTGTTAAAGAATAGAATTTTATTCTATAGCCGAATATCAGGATTAAATTACCAGTGTTAACATTTTTTCTCTAGCTAATTTTAACATCTATACATAATTCAGCCAACTTTAATTTGAGATAGAGTAATTGACGTACTAATATTCGCCCTTATTCGCATTATAAAACGAAAAGAGTGATAAGTATGAACGATTTAATCGACATTGCTGTTGATCATGGACTTACTATCATATATCATAAGTTTAAAGATCCCAGCATTAAAGGTATTTACTATCCATTGTCAAATAACATTCCACCAGTCATTGGTTTAGATGAATCGCTAAAAGACAATGCATTTCTGGCTAGAAGCATTATTGTCAAAGCGTTAAAATATCATCTTGTGCCTAAAAATGACATAAAAAAAGCGTGTGTATTTTCTACAAATTCACACCCACTTTTGTTAGCTACATGCCATTTATAACAATTTTCAACCAAAAAGAAGGAAATTAATTCTAAATGTCAAACATAATAATTTGATTACAATTCCACATAATAAAACCCCGTAAGTGCTACCAACACTCACAGGGCGTCTACTGACTGTCCAGAAGCCAGTAGATTTTTGAAAGAGTTCTATATTCATTATAGCTTATTTTCCTGTATTTTTCAAGGATTTTAAGGACTTTTTCAGGAAATTGTTGTGCCTTTAACACACAGGGACAGTCAGTATTTCTTACTGATTTGTCCCTATTTTTGTTTAAAGGAGAGAGTTCGATGAAAACGAATAATTACTTAGACGTAGCTCTTGATGTCCAGGAAGACCTGCGTAAAGGCTTCATGGCCCGCAGTTGGGTACAAGCTACAATGCCCCATTCAAGGCCAAAAGAGCTTACTTTTATTCGCAAAAACGGCGAATATACGATGATGATGACCGGACATCCTGATTGCGGCCTGCCTTACGGATCTATCCCCCGCCTGCTCATGTCCTGGCTTACTACGGAAGCCGTAAAAACAAAATCACCTACAGTAGAGTTAGGAAAGAGTTTGCGAAGCTTTATGACCGCCTTGGACATGAAAGCTTCCGGCGGTAAAACTGGTTCAATTACAATGCTAAAAGACCAAATGAAGCGACTCTTTACCTGTCATGTGTCTCTAACTAGAAATGCTAAGACCAATTTCCAGACGCAAAACATAACGCCGATAAAATCGGCCAATTTATGGTGGAATCCAAGTGATCCGGAGCAACTATCCCTATTTAATTCAACGGTTACACTCTCCCAGGATTTCTTCGCAGAAATCATTGACCGGCCAGTTGTATTTAGATTAAAAACGTTACAGTTACTAAAAAGCTCATCCCTGGCTGTAGACCTATATATTTGGATTACATACCGCAATAGCTACACACAATCGCGCTCTTACATACCATGGGAAATGCTGCAGCTCCAATTCGGCGCAAACTATCCGGAAACAACGCGAGGCAAACTTGATTTCAAGCGGAATTTCCTGGCAACACTTAAAAAAGTTGCAATAGCTTATCCAGAAGCCAAAAAGCTGGAATGGAATAGCAAACAACTAATCTTCATTCCTGGATACCCAGACGTTCCAAAACTTATTTCAATACCAAAGCCGTGAATATAGTTCACGGCTTTTTTGCGCATAAATGCTCTCACTTTATTTTTTTGCGCATAATTACTCTCACTTTATTTTAGTACGCATAAATGCTCTCATCTTAATTAAGATACGCATAAATACTCTCAACCTGATTTACAGCTATTTTTTAATCTATCTGTGGTTAAACCTTGTGGATAAAAAAGTTATCCACGCATAAATGCTCTCATGCCTACGCATAAATGCTCTCATGCCTACGCATAAACGCTCTCACACTTACGCATAAATGCTCTCACTTTTACGCATAAATGCTCTCACGATAGTACCGCAAAGCCTTGTCACATATGGGCTGACAGGCATCCCCCTGTATACCCCGTAACCCCTATATTGATATACCAATATCTTACCTGTAGTAGAGCGGATTAATTTGTGGATAAGCTTTGATAATATCAAATAACATTAACATTACTAAAGTATACCTACTACTTATAACGAAACATGCCCTTATTTAACGTTATTAGCCTCAACACTAAACAAACCGACAGACCTTAATGGAATACACTGCATTATAATTTAAACCATACTATCTGCCTTGTATATTTTATATTCAGTAGATTAACCTAACCATGACTTAAAGAGAAATTACCATTTTTATAATAATTAATACTGGTTGATGGGGCGCAGATACCAAACCATCCATTATGACAAATCTTCATCAAGCCCCATGATTAAATGCTTTTAAAAAACTCCACTTACTACAACGTGAAATACTTTTAATTATTATCTTGCTATTTTACCATGAATAAATTATTTCCCTTGTCTGGTAAAACAAATCATAGTCCTTTATATAAATCTATACTGACATATTTGTTTTCCAAACTTTAAATGAGTATTGCCAGAACCTATATTTTACAATATTTTGCTGAATATACGATTGCGATATTCAGCTTTATTATTTATCATGTTCAAATCATTTTAACTGCTACTATCCTGGTATACACGCGATACTAATTGCAACTACAAAAAGAATGCATAATAACAACATTATCATTTATATAAGCAAACATAACTAAGACTATTATTTCTCATATTTATAATTGCGGTAAATCTATATTATAATTTACTCTCATTTTCTATTAACGATTAACTACTTTCTTAACTATAGAATGCCCTATTTACTTTCTCATTAAACATAATTAATTAACCTTAAATATAGTCATTGATACCTTTTATACATAGAGTAAAACCCTTTGTTATTGATTTGTTAACTATTTGGTGTCAATATATGCCGATAACAAACAGTTAACAAAGAAAATTCCAGATGTATTATAGGTATTTTATTTTTTCGCAAAACCCTGAAAAAGCAGCAAATTCAAGGGTTAGGAAGCCCGCGCCGCCGCCGCCATTCTCCTCGCTATCGCTCGTCGTGCCAAAACCTCAGACCCCTCCCTCTCAACGTACTATCGTACTTATGATAGGAAGGGGTCTGATCTTCTGGCACCATGTCGGCGGCGGCGCGGGGGAGACGAAAACAAAGTGAGAGTGAAAAACATGGGGTATTGTGGGGGTACGGGGGTACGGGGCTACGTCACATTTTGATACCTTCTTTTATGGGGAAGGTATCAAAATGTGGGTTACGTCCATTTTTATTGTTTCTTTTATGGGGAAACAATAAAAATGGGGAACGGGGGTTACGGGGTTACGTCACTTTGAGATACCTTCTTTTATGGGGAAGGTATCTCAAAGTGGGCTACGTCATTTTGAGTATTTCTTTTACGGGGAAATACTCAAAATGGGAACGGGGGCTACGGGGTTACGTTGCTATTAAGTATTTTTCCCCTAAAACACTTAATAGCAAACACTAAAACCGCAAGATACAAATTCATACTTGCATTCGCAAGATTTCATTTTTATTTTGCTTCAGCCAAAACAAAAGACACCAATTCTTTGGTGCCTTTTATTTTTTACTTCATTACCTCTTTTAAAATTTGCTTAAATCAATTATGATGTTATTGAATGACATTCACAATTAATATTGAATTTAATTACACAATTAACTTCAGCATACTGTACTAAGGAGGCACAGATTTATGGTTGCAGAGCGAAAAAAACGAAAAAGCGGTTATATGATGCTACAGGAACGTGACTTGAAAATGATTACTTTTGTCGCGAAGTTTGGCTATTGTAATGAAGATCATTTGCGCTGGCTCATCGGCTTAACCCAGGAGAAGGACAAAAATAATTTTAACTTACTGGTCAACAGATTAGAGCGACATGGTTATCTTGAAAAAATAAAGCTGATTGCCAAGCAACCTGCTTTCATATTGTTAGGCAAAGTTGCCAGTGAACTTTTAGCTATACCTAAACCTAAAGGTTTAGTTTTACATACGCTAAAACATGATATGTTGGCGATAGATTTATATATCGGCATGACCACAAAATATCCAAATTATGAGATTAAAACTGAGCGCGAAATACGGATTGTTGAAGGGTTAAGTTTGAACCATCGGCAGCAGGTTCCGGATTTATTGGTTAATAAATCTATCGCAGTAGAAATTGAATTGACAGCTAAGTCAAATGACAGGTTGCAGCAAATTGTAAATAGTTATTTGGTAAAAGATAATTATTCTCATGTGTTATATTATGTTCGGAGTAAGTCACTGGGATATAAGATTTACAATTACTCTGGCCGCAGCCCTAAGTTTCAGGTTTTCTATTTTGATGAAGACATAGTTTCGGCTACAGAGTTACCGATGGACGAAGCTATTGCTTCGCAATTTCTTTCAGATTCTAACGATGAATAAGATGCTTGGCGGTGAAAATAGATGTTAGCTGAAAATTCTTCAAAATTATCATTTTTTGACTTTTTGGCATTTCGGCCCATGCGGGCCTTATGCCTCTTTCTCAGCTTTTGTTTAATTATTTATGATTTTCCGCGATATGTATTTGCTGTTCTCTTTGGTTTCCTGGTATTTAAAATTATATATTTTCGCCGGGCGACAATTTATCAATTGGGTTTGTGCCGTATTTACCTGCTTGGTGGAATTTTTCTCTTGCCCTTTCTGCTGATTGCACTGTTGCCAGTTGAATTGACGACAATACAATTTCCTTCAGATGTTAACTGGAAGCAATATATTATCAATGATGATTATTTTAAGGATGTAAATTTGTGGATTTGGGATAATTTAGACGGCTTATTTTCGGTTAATTTGGGGATATTGCTAAGTATATCCTATGGAGTTTTGATTTATGTTTGCAGTGTGGAGCTAGATCGCAATGTTATTAAGCAGAATGACTTGCAAGGTTTAAAGGTGGATCGCAATAAATTATTTTATTTCGATGTAACTTGGCAAACTTATTTTGACTATTTCATGTTGTTGCTGCTTTTCATCTATAGCATCCCTTTATGCCTTATGTATGGGCTTTACGTGTATTTATTGACGCCGGTTGACAAAGCGGTCCGGACGGTAGCAGAAATAACGTTTTTAGCCATATCGCTACTACTCTCCTTATTCACCTTTCATTTGATTGATTTTCTGGAAATTCCAAGTTTAGTTTTTCAGTATATAATGAATGACGGCTTACTTTCTTTGATACATGCGGAGTTTAGTGAGTTTTTCGAGTTTACGATTTTGCGTGGTACCTTCTTTTTGTGGGTGGTTGCGTTTGGGTTACGGACAGTCTTTAATTGCATTAGCAAAGAAAAGGTGCTGATAGAGCAGGAAACGCATAAGGCAAAGGTTGAAGCGGTCAGTGAAATAAATGGCGTTTATGTTGGGGTAGATATGGAAGAGAATCCAGTAGTTATAGCCGACACCGAATTAAACCAGCATACGCTGATTATGGGCAGTACAGGCTCCGGAAAAACGTCCACGATATACAATATCGTGGACAGTGCATTATCGCGTAGTTTACCGCTTATTTTTCTTGATGGCAAAGGCAGTAAAGATTTGGTTGAGAAAATGGGTTCTTTGTGTAAGAAGTATGATCGTGAGTTTCGTGTATTTTCGCTTGACACTGAAAATATTACAGAGTTGAACGCATATAATCCGTTTAGCAGTGGTAATTTTACGGAATGGAAAAATCGGGTTATGAATTTATTTTCGATGGCATCGGGACGCGGCCAGGAGCACTTTGCGTTGGCAGAGGAATCATTTATTAATTTGGTATGTCAGATCCTATATAAAGATGGGGAGCTAATGGATTTGCGGATTTTATTGTTTTACTTGGAAAACCCCGAGCGCTTGATTAAAAAAGCGATAAAACATGATCGCAATTTAGCCATGAAGTTGCAAAAAGAGCTTGAGAAAGAAGAAAATGAAATGTTGACATCAGATGTTGTTAAACAGCTGGAACTTTTCTTTTATTCGAATTATGGTGATTTGCTGGATACAAAGGGTAAACCTACGATTAACATCAAAAATGTAATCAAAAATGGCGAAGTGGCATTGTTTTTATTCAATGCATCAAGCTATCCTCTTGATACACGAAAAGTTGCGAAAATGGTTATCAACGATATAAATAGCAGTTTTGCTGAGATAGCCAATGAGCAAGGTTTTACGAAAACATATTGCATCTTCGATGAGTTTGCTAGTTATGCGAGTGAGAATTTGAGCGAGTCAATTTCGCTGCATCGCAGTAATGGGATGCATGCGGTTGTAGGCACCCAGTCTTTGAAATCGGTTAGCTTGAAAAGTGAGGAAACGAAGCGGATCGCAGAAGAATTAGTAGCTTGTTGCAATACTTTCATTTGTCAGCCGATTAGCCATTTGGATGATATTGAATTGATGGCGAAAACAATGGGAACGCGAAAGGCTTATGAGGTTACAGCACAGGTGAATACGGTGGAAGGTGGACCAAGTGGTTTAGGAACAGTGAAGTATGTCGATGAGTTTTTAGTTAATCCGCAAGAAATTCGCGATTTAGCAACCGGTGAAGGATTTATTTATCGGAAAGCAATGAATATGAAGCCATACAAGGTTAAGTTTAATTATCTTTTGTAAGGGGGGGATATTGTGTCGGAAGACTTGATTTTTTGGGGGTATCGTTTCTATCAAAATGGCCGATATCACAAAGGTGTTGAGCTTAAGGGTGTTGAGGCTGTTTATGATTTTGTGAAGGAACATAAGGATTCTTTTTATGAGGTGCGTGTTGTTGATCGGTCAGATTTTACAGTGTTACAAACAATTGAAGGGCAAATAGTTTTTCCAATTGCTTTAAATATGGAGTAATTCAAATAAAATGTATAGTACGATACAGGAAAATAAAAGTTTATTCATGTTACATGCAAAGCTTTATCTAAACAATTACATAAAGGTTTATATTTGGGGTAAAAGTTTTTGGGCGTTGCCCTGCGGGGCCGGGCTG contains the following coding sequences:
- a CDS encoding helix-turn-helix domain-containing protein, whose protein sequence is MDYGARLRELRKLKNLTTKRLAVMTNISQPVISRLENNLQPIDLDYLQRICNALEITVAEFFSPEMLPSDPILVQLVSLAGKLSHTEREALANYLNIRLKKQ
- a CDS encoding VirB8/TrbF family protein, with the translated sequence MGSTKEHLAPPNHDGYSPDKLPLNPFEQAESMYFGVMGTFRKAAFNWRLMAFGLFFLNLVVTGAFAYETTKIKVVPVFFEKDSSGRVELMDIEKNRTPTQRQIEHFLEEFVDKTRSITRDDVENRKKWEKVYTYLQDSAANRMDVYTTNDKTFDRWGKELCSVNIKVVAPVTENTYQVRWREQVFGIDGRLKDSYNMTALFTVDIIPGKTLSEVKGNPYGISIKDFSWRREQ
- a CDS encoding VirB3 family type IV secretion system protein, producing the protein MEKPQGFSIPIRKSLTEQILYAGVPREIAILNVTLAAVFALGLRAVYLVVINLLIHYVAYVRTKKDPQFFECFRRHFKQKEYYSS
- a CDS encoding TrbC/VirB2 family protein — protein: MQIIAIISQITGFRRRDLLTGCLIALTVLLFPAVCHAAAVPWEKPFQMVVNSLSGPIARGLLILAIVSAGCAIAFSEGGSWIRYLMGVVMGGALILLAVSFLDIFEV
- a CDS encoding type IV secretory system conjugative DNA transfer family protein, with translation MLAENSSKLSFFDFLAFRPMRALCLFLSFCLIIYDFPRYVFAVLFGFLVFKIIYFRRATIYQLGLCRIYLLGGIFLLPFLLIALLPVELTTIQFPSDVNWKQYIINDDYFKDVNLWIWDNLDGLFSVNLGILLSISYGVLIYVCSVELDRNVIKQNDLQGLKVDRNKLFYFDVTWQTYFDYFMLLLLFIYSIPLCLMYGLYVYLLTPVDKAVRTVAEITFLAISLLLSLFTFHLIDFLEIPSLVFQYIMNDGLLSLIHAEFSEFFEFTILRGTFFLWVVAFGLRTVFNCISKEKVLIEQETHKAKVEAVSEINGVYVGVDMEENPVVIADTELNQHTLIMGSTGSGKTSTIYNIVDSALSRSLPLIFLDGKGSKDLVEKMGSLCKKYDREFRVFSLDTENITELNAYNPFSSGNFTEWKNRVMNLFSMASGRGQEHFALAEESFINLVCQILYKDGELMDLRILLFYLENPERLIKKAIKHDRNLAMKLQKELEKEENEMLTSDVVKQLELFFYSNYGDLLDTKGKPTINIKNVIKNGEVALFLFNASSYPLDTRKVAKMVINDINSSFAEIANEQGFTKTYCIFDEFASYASENLSESISLHRSNGMHAVVGTQSLKSVSLKSEETKRIAEELVACCNTFICQPISHLDDIELMAKTMGTRKAYEVTAQVNTVEGGPSGLGTVKYVDEFLVNPQEIRDLATGEGFIYRKAMNMKPYKVKFNYLL
- a CDS encoding TrbI/VirB10 family protein, with the translated sequence MSLEFLEKINKPGSASNPVVEAAETEKEESANVAINHEANGNELAEDIPKSKPLPKPKPKPKPKDNATSPPSVIKADQAENHKELQTEAPPPKGVRFNRKVGILVVILLTIFIVIGLSFATTPTKKNSLNTSSSQTVRTGARIPDELNEKPKSYNSRQQQQPTQEKDVVEIKPIPNQNAFSSGNASRKTIEVPNRPGTAPAARENKSPISFNFKRPETGDLRQSMLTGGADSVSSPVATSSAAASQYSQNAQDEKRAFFNSQVDGSFYSIQRMQPMISNFEIKAGTIISGIMVSGIKSDLPGEIIGQVRENVFDSISGQYLLIPQGTKIIGRYDSKVAYGENRILIVWDRLTLPNGDSLNLEGMGGYDQAGYSGLSGHTDNHEGRITTAVLVTSILGAVTKRYNTNVISFGDVAIGNAAAGIANAGDRLMQKALDMQPTITIDPGEKFSIIVNKDFILKPYCD
- a CDS encoding helix-turn-helix domain-containing protein, which encodes MHSRDIENILGRKIRKLRLDNNLTQQELGVKICRSPTTIGKIETNKSNGSYSTLERIAKEFKVPISYLYEPETIEERS
- a CDS encoding helix-turn-helix domain-containing protein: MNYGQQLRKILKIKNRTPNSLATKIQCAPSTIYKILGENSKPSLDLLEKICAELKITMAEFFTIEQNEEDILIQEDSEDLPEEAKQALQEFEEFLRLKFKK
- a CDS encoding replication protein RepA, which codes for MKTNNYLDVALDVQEDLRKGFMARSWVQATMPHSRPKELTFIRKNGEYTMMMTGHPDCGLPYGSIPRLLMSWLTTEAVKTKSPTVELGKSLRSFMTALDMKASGGKTGSITMLKDQMKRLFTCHVSLTRNAKTNFQTQNITPIKSANLWWNPSDPEQLSLFNSTVTLSQDFFAEIIDRPVVFRLKTLQLLKSSSLAVDLYIWITYRNSYTQSRSYIPWEMLQLQFGANYPETTRGKLDFKRNFLATLKKVAIAYPEAKKLEWNSKQLIFIPGYPDVPKLISIPKP
- the trbB gene encoding P-type conjugative transfer ATPase TrbB, whose amino-acid sequence is MQVNKTDETLQLFLSAIGPEVKLLFDDEKTTDIVLNNDSRLWIKRLGMDWEYAGFTIQPVTAERIITLVASSVNSVITRENAGVTAEIPGYKHRFEGTMGDATDNPTFAIRKHSRFVFTLDDYIAMNILSPKQKQEIIRGVYEKDNFLIAGDTGSGKTTFGNAILAEIAKTGDRIGIIQDTNELQCNAENKFEFRANDFNSYDMLLKKMLRYYPKRIVLGEVRGIEALTLIDAWGTGHSGGLCTIHSQAPALEALTRLERLISRASVSPQQYAIASTVKTIIYIEEYKGGRRIPEIIKVHGFDGKNYITSSIV